In Williamsia phyllosphaerae, the DNA window CGGCCCCGCAGGCCTGACCACCTGTCGACGAGCCCACCCGCTCGTCGTCATCGACGCGTACGCCGTCGCCGAGGTGACCACCTCGGCGGCGCGCACGCCGGGACTCGACTCGCGAGGCGTTCTCCCACATCGCCGCCCGCGACATCCGACACGGCGGTGTGCCGCGCGGTCACCCGCGTTGTCCATCGCCCACCGAAGATCTAAGGAGGCTCGCCACCGATGGCGAACTACACTGCCGCTGACGTGAAGCGGCTCCGCGAACTGACCGGCTCGGGAATGCTCGACTGCAAGAACGCGCTGGCCGACAACGACGGCGATTTCGACAAGGCCGTCGAGCAGCTCCGCATCAAGGGCGCCAAGGACGTCGGCAAGCGTGCCGAGCGGTCCACCGCGGAGGGCCTCGTGGCCACCCGCGACGGCGTGATGATCGAGATCAACTGCGAGACCGACTTCGTCGCCAAGAACGAGGAGTTCCAGAAGCTCGCCGACCGCATCGTCACCGTGGCCGCCGAGCAGAAGACCGCCGACCTCGACGCCCTGGGCGCCGCGAAGCTCGACGACAAGACCGTCGCCGACGCCGTCGCGGAACTCTCGGCCAAGATCGGCGAGAAGCTCGAACTGCGTCGCGTCGTGTCCTACGACGGACCGGTTGCGAGCTACCTCCACAAGCGCGCCTCGGACCTGCCGCCCGCCGTTGGTGTGCTGGTGTCCTACACCGGTGACGGCCCCGAGGCGGCCGAGGCCGCTCGCGGTGCCGCCATGCAGGTCGCCGCGCTCAAGGCGAAGTACGCGACGCGCGACGAGGTCCCCGCCGACGTCATCGAGAGCGAGCGTCGCATCGCCGAGCAGACCGCTCGCGAGGAGGGCAAGCCCGAACAGGCCCTCACCAAGATCGTCGAGGGCCGCGTGACCGGCTACTACAAGGACGTCGTCCTCATCGACCAGGCGTCGGTGCAGGACTCGAAGAAGACGGTGAAGTCCGTGCTCGACGCCGCAGGCGTCACGGTCGTGGCGTTCACCCGCTTCGAGGTCGGCCAGGCCTGATCGCACACACTGACAACCCCGGTGAGCATGAAGTCGCTCGCCGGGGTTGTTCGTGTCCGGGCGCAATCGTCGATCCCGCCCGGGTGGTGCACCGGGGATTGCGATCGCGATGCCCGGCACCGCATAGGATCACCGAGGGCGAACCTCTGCGTCTCGCTCCGGCGTGGGACAGATGCGAGGACAACGAAAGGTGTCGCAGTGACCGAAGTGGGTGACCCGGGATCCACCGGTGACCGTCCGGGCTTTCGTCGAGTGGTTCTCAAGCTCGGTGGCGAGATGTTCGGTGGCGGCAAGGTCGGACTCGACCCCGATGTCGTGGCCACCGTCGCCGCCCAGATCGCCGAGGTCGTCCGCAGTGGCGTCGAGATCGCGGTGGTCATCGGTGGCGGCAACTTCTTCCGCGGTGCCGAACTCCAGCAGCGCGGTCTCGAGCGGTCCCGCTCGGACTACATGGGCATGCTCGGAACCGTGATGAACTGCCTTGCCCTGCAGGACTTCCTGGAGAAGCTGGGTATCGTCACCCGCGTGCAGACCGCCATCACCATGGGCCAGGTCGCCGAGCCGTACATCCCGTTGCGCGCCCAGCGCCACCTCGAGAAGGGGCGCGTGGTCATCTTCGGTGCCGGCATGGGCATGCCGTACTTCTCCACCGACACCACCGCCGCGCAGCGCGCCCTGGAGATCAAGGCCGAGGCCGTGTTGATGGCCAAGGGAGTCGACGGCGTCTACTCCGCCGACCCCCGCATCGACCCGAACGCGACGCTCTACCGCGAGATCACCCACCGCGAGGTGATCGAGAAGGGGTTGGCCGTGGCCGACTCC includes these proteins:
- the tsf gene encoding translation elongation factor Ts, encoding MANYTAADVKRLRELTGSGMLDCKNALADNDGDFDKAVEQLRIKGAKDVGKRAERSTAEGLVATRDGVMIEINCETDFVAKNEEFQKLADRIVTVAAEQKTADLDALGAAKLDDKTVADAVAELSAKIGEKLELRRVVSYDGPVASYLHKRASDLPPAVGVLVSYTGDGPEAAEAARGAAMQVAALKAKYATRDEVPADVIESERRIAEQTAREEGKPEQALTKIVEGRVTGYYKDVVLIDQASVQDSKKTVKSVLDAAGVTVVAFTRFEVGQA
- the pyrH gene encoding UMP kinase, translating into MGDPGSTGDRPGFRRVVLKLGGEMFGGGKVGLDPDVVATVAAQIAEVVRSGVEIAVVIGGGNFFRGAELQQRGLERSRSDYMGMLGTVMNCLALQDFLEKLGIVTRVQTAITMGQVAEPYIPLRAQRHLEKGRVVIFGAGMGMPYFSTDTTAAQRALEIKAEAVLMAKGVDGVYSADPRIDPNATLYREITHREVIEKGLAVADSTAFSLCMDNKMPMLVFNLLVEGNIARAVAGEKIGTLVTT